One window from the genome of Nomascus leucogenys isolate Asia chromosome 12, Asia_NLE_v1, whole genome shotgun sequence encodes:
- the RIMS3 gene encoding regulating synaptic membrane exocytosis protein 3, translated as MFNGEPGPASSGASRNVVRSSSISGEICGSQQAGGGAGTTTAKKRRSSLGAKMVAIVGLTQWSKSTLQLPQPEGATKKLRSNIRRSTETGIAVEMRSRVTRQGSRESTDGSTNSNSSDGTFIFPTTRLGAESQFSDFLDGLGPAQIVGRQTLATPPMGDVHIAIMDRSGQLEVEVIEARGLTPKPGSKSLPATYIKVYLLENGACLAKKKTKMTKKTCDPLYQQALLFDEGPQGKVLQVIVWGDYGRMDHKCFMGMAQIMLDELDLSATVAGWYKLFPTSSVADSTLGSLTRRLSQSSLESATSPSCS; from the exons ATGTTTAACGGGGAGCCAGGTCCTGCCTCATCTGGGGCCTCCAGGAATGTGGTGCGGAGCTCCAGCATTAGCGGTGAAATCTGCGGATCCCAGCAAGCCGGGGGCGGGGCTGGGACCACCACCGCCAAGAAGCGGCGGAGCAGCCTGGGTGCCAAGATGGTGGCCATCGTGGGTCTGACTCAGTGGAGCAAGAGCACACTCCAGCTTCCGCAGCCTG AAGGGGCCACCAAGAAGCTGCGCAGCAACATCCGCCGGAGCACGGAGACGGGCATCGCGGTGGAGATGCGGAGCCGGGTCACACGCCAGGGCAGCCGGGAGTCCACTGATGGGAGCACCAACAGCAACAGCTCCGACGGCAC GTTCATCTTCCCCACTACCCGGCTGGGGGCTGAAAGCCAGTTCAGCGATTTCCTGGATGGTCTGGGACCAGCTCAGATTGTGGGGCGACAGACACTGGCAACACCACCCATGG GAGACGTGCACATTGCCATCATGGACAGGAGCGGCCAGCTGGAGGTGGAAGTGATTGAAGCTCGGGGCCTGACCCCCAAACCAGGCTCCAAATCCCTCCCAG CCACCTATATCAAGGTTTACCTGCTGGAGAATGGGGCCTGCTTGgccaagaaaaagacaaagatgaccAAGAAGACCTGTGATCCCCTGTACCAGCAGGCTCTGCTCTTTGACGAGGGACCGCAGGGCAAGGTGCTGCAG GTGATCGTCTGGGGAGACTATGGCCGCATGGACCACAAGTGCTTCATGGGCATGGCCCAGATCATGCTGGACGAGCTGGACCTCAGCGCCACGGTCGCCGGCTGGTACAAACTCTTCCCCACCTCCTCAGTGGCAGACTCCACACTCGGATCCCTCACCAGGCGCCTGTCCCAGTCTTCCCTGGAGAGTGCCACCAGCCCCTCATGCTCTTAA